A DNA window from Candidatus Protochlamydia naegleriophila contains the following coding sequences:
- the odhB gene encoding 2-oxoglutarate dehydrogenase complex dihydrolipoyllysine-residue succinyltransferase, which translates to MKSEIKVPAMGESIAEAVIGQILSPEGSIVKADAEILELETDKVNQVLYAPRAGKVFLSVKLGETVKIGQVIGFVEESSAVQAEVAKSSPVARQEAPSSDSAKQQASIVPVQLASAKSETDDPSLRWTKESFLSELQALQGAAPKQIPSATGPVTSPASKSAAGKEETRKPMSKIRRVIASRLVEAQQTMAMLTTFNEVDLSEVIALREKHKELFIKKYGTKLGFMSFFVKAAVSALQAYPNVNSYLDGEDIVQRHYYDIGIAVGTDRGTLVPVVRGCDRLSFAQIELAIDEFAKKSRDGKVAADDLQGGGFTITNGGVYGSLLSTPILNPPQCGILGMHKIEKRAVVVNDQIVIRPMMYLALSYDHRLIDGKESVAFLVHIKNALEDPSRLLLDL; encoded by the coding sequence ATGAAGAGTGAAATTAAAGTGCCTGCCATGGGGGAATCCATAGCTGAAGCTGTGATTGGTCAAATTCTTTCACCAGAAGGATCCATCGTCAAAGCCGATGCAGAAATTTTGGAATTGGAAACGGATAAAGTCAATCAGGTGCTCTATGCTCCGCGAGCGGGCAAGGTTTTCTTGTCTGTGAAGCTTGGAGAGACTGTCAAAATTGGGCAGGTCATCGGCTTCGTTGAAGAGAGCAGCGCTGTGCAAGCCGAAGTGGCGAAGTCTTCTCCAGTTGCAAGGCAGGAAGCTCCCTCTTCTGATTCTGCCAAGCAACAAGCATCAATTGTCCCTGTTCAGCTAGCTTCTGCAAAAAGTGAAACTGATGACCCTTCTTTGCGTTGGACGAAGGAATCTTTTCTATCCGAGCTGCAGGCTCTCCAAGGTGCTGCTCCTAAGCAGATCCCCTCGGCAACAGGTCCAGTCACGAGCCCTGCTTCAAAATCTGCGGCCGGCAAAGAGGAAACGAGGAAGCCCATGTCAAAAATTCGGCGGGTCATTGCGAGCAGGCTAGTGGAGGCTCAGCAGACGATGGCCATGCTCACAACCTTTAATGAGGTTGATTTGTCAGAGGTGATCGCTTTAAGGGAAAAACACAAGGAGCTTTTTATCAAGAAGTATGGCACGAAGCTTGGTTTCATGTCTTTTTTTGTGAAGGCTGCTGTATCGGCACTGCAAGCTTATCCTAACGTCAATTCTTATCTTGATGGCGAAGATATTGTTCAGCGCCACTACTATGACATAGGCATTGCTGTTGGAACCGATAGGGGAACGCTTGTTCCAGTCGTGCGAGGCTGTGATCGGCTAAGTTTTGCACAGATTGAGCTTGCCATCGACGAGTTTGCCAAAAAATCGAGGGATGGAAAGGTTGCGGCTGATGATCTGCAGGGAGGCGGCTTTACCATCACAAATGGCGGCGTCTATGGATCGCTTTTGTCGACTCCTATTTTAAATCCGCCTCAATGTGGAATCCTAGGAATGCATAAGATTGAAAAGAGAGCGGTCGTAGTCAATGATCAAATCGTGATTCGCCCCATGATGTATCTGGCACTAAGTTACGATCACCGCCTGATAGATGGAAAGGAGTCGGTCGCCTTTTTAGTTCATATTAAGAATGCTTTAGAAGATCCTTCACGCTTATTGTTAGACTTATAA
- the lpdA gene encoding dihydrolipoyl dehydrogenase produces the protein MAERYDVAIIGAGPGGYAAAIRAAQLGFKTICIDKRNTLGGTCLNVGCIPSKTLLHATGLFSILQREGSLNAIECSQVKMDFPKLMARKREVVKGLVDGVAGLFKKNGVVSLQGEASFIDPHRLRVSSGSQASEIEADSIILATGSEPIALPGLPFNEKNVVSSTGALSFLQAPKRLLVIGGGVIGVELASVYNRLGSSVTIIEMLDRLCPAMEVALTKQLLQILKKQGIQFKLSSKVVNAVVQPEEVILTVESEGQLQNVSGDSVLVAVGRRPYSQGLGLDKIGITVDRRGFVPVDGFFRTQQPHIFAIGDLIDGVMLAHRATEEGVVVIEWLKGERSNVNYLAIPNVIYTDPEVASVGLTEQEAKETGRSLLVGTSFFRGNSRARCTGETEGFVKVIGDRETGRLMGMHIIGTHASELIAEGMLAMQLGATLAEIGQAVQAHPTLSEAIKEAALQALGRPINS, from the coding sequence ATGGCTGAGCGTTATGATGTAGCAATTATTGGGGCAGGTCCTGGCGGATATGCAGCAGCCATCCGCGCGGCTCAGCTCGGATTTAAGACCATTTGCATTGATAAAAGAAACACCCTTGGAGGGACATGCCTCAATGTGGGGTGCATTCCTTCTAAGACGCTGCTGCATGCTACAGGGCTTTTCTCTATTTTACAGCGAGAAGGAAGCTTGAATGCGATCGAATGCTCGCAAGTGAAAATGGACTTTCCAAAACTCATGGCGCGCAAAAGAGAGGTTGTTAAAGGACTTGTTGATGGCGTTGCAGGGCTTTTTAAAAAAAATGGAGTAGTCTCTTTACAAGGAGAGGCATCATTTATTGATCCTCATCGTCTAAGGGTGAGCAGTGGTTCGCAGGCGAGCGAAATTGAGGCCGATTCGATTATCCTTGCTACAGGTTCTGAGCCCATTGCCTTGCCGGGCCTGCCTTTTAATGAAAAAAATGTCGTGTCATCGACAGGAGCATTGAGCTTCTTGCAAGCTCCAAAAAGGCTTCTTGTTATAGGCGGCGGCGTCATTGGCGTGGAGCTTGCTTCTGTTTACAATCGACTAGGTTCTAGCGTGACTATCATCGAGATGCTCGACCGCCTTTGCCCTGCCATGGAGGTAGCGCTTACGAAGCAGCTTCTGCAAATTCTTAAGAAGCAAGGGATCCAATTCAAATTATCATCCAAGGTTGTGAATGCCGTTGTACAGCCAGAAGAAGTTATTTTGACGGTTGAGTCGGAAGGGCAGCTGCAAAATGTGAGCGGCGATTCCGTCTTAGTGGCTGTCGGGCGCAGGCCCTATAGTCAGGGGCTTGGACTCGACAAGATTGGCATTACAGTCGATCGAAGGGGATTTGTGCCTGTCGATGGATTCTTCCGCACTCAGCAGCCCCATATTTTTGCCATTGGAGATTTGATTGATGGAGTAATGTTGGCCCACAGAGCGACTGAAGAAGGGGTGGTCGTTATTGAATGGTTGAAGGGAGAGCGGTCAAACGTAAATTATTTGGCAATTCCAAACGTGATTTACACAGATCCAGAAGTGGCGTCAGTGGGATTGACAGAGCAAGAGGCGAAAGAGACCGGGCGCTCATTGCTTGTAGGGACCTCTTTTTTTAGGGGAAATTCACGTGCACGCTGCACAGGCGAGACTGAAGGATTTGTGAAAGTCATTGGAGATAGAGAGACTGGCCGATTGATGGGGATGCATATTATTGGGACGCATGCATCTGAGCTAATTGCAGAAGGAATGCTCGCGATGCAGCTTGGAGCTACATTGGCAGAGATTGGACAAGCTGTGCAAGCGCATCCCACTTTAAGCGAAGCCATTAAAGAAGCCGCTCTGCAAGCACTTGGGCGCCCCATTAATTCTTAG
- a CDS encoding iron-sulfur cluster assembly accessory protein, which yields MSCCSKPKHDDHSHSHSHSGGCCSPAPKEHSHSGGCCSPAPKEDSHSGGCCSAPKKQQQAPTKITRLMTIEDILGMFPFKAQKLSQEITNAGLHCVGCHAAVWETLEGGMMSHGKTNEQIDELVHRLNVLLEEPIDQSSISITARGASKFLEILNDENKQGWGMRFAEEMAGCNGFEYVLDFSEKADAEDQIFTSNGIEIHVKKAMVPRLLGSEIDFVDGLRGSGFKISNPNVRSSCGCGTSHNY from the coding sequence ATGTCCTGTTGTTCAAAACCTAAACATGACGATCATTCTCATTCCCACTCGCATTCTGGTGGTTGCTGCTCTCCAGCTCCTAAAGAGCATTCACATTCTGGCGGCTGTTGCTCTCCCGCTCCTAAAGAGGATTCTCATTCAGGTGGATGCTGCTCTGCACCGAAGAAGCAGCAGCAAGCTCCAACAAAAATTACACGTCTGATGACGATCGAAGACATCTTAGGCATGTTCCCCTTCAAGGCGCAAAAGCTCTCTCAAGAAATTACGAATGCCGGCCTCCACTGTGTGGGTTGCCATGCGGCCGTATGGGAAACTCTTGAAGGTGGAATGATGAGCCATGGCAAGACCAATGAACAAATCGATGAACTTGTCCATCGCCTCAATGTTTTATTAGAAGAGCCTATCGATCAATCATCCATCAGCATCACAGCTCGCGGCGCTTCAAAATTTCTAGAAATTTTGAATGACGAGAACAAGCAGGGATGGGGCATGCGCTTTGCTGAAGAAATGGCTGGCTGCAATGGTTTCGAATACGTTTTAGATTTTTCTGAAAAAGCAGATGCGGAAGATCAAATCTTCACATCTAATGGTATTGAAATCCATGTAAAAAAAGCCATGGTTCCGCGTCTCCTCGGTTCAGAAATCGATTTCGTCGATGGCTTGCGCGGATCTGGATTTAAAATCTCAAATCCAAACGTCCGCTCTTCTTGCGGATGCGGAACATCGCACAACTACTAA
- a CDS encoding 2Fe-2S iron-sulfur cluster-binding protein: protein MATLVFDHNDEETELPDDSPIAEVCEEAGVPFACTEGVCGTCVIEVKEGKENLSSPTQEEEDFLGEGTCHERLACQCRIKKGRVRISF from the coding sequence ATGGCTACATTAGTATTTGACCATAATGATGAAGAAACTGAATTGCCAGACGATTCTCCAATTGCCGAAGTTTGCGAAGAAGCTGGTGTTCCTTTTGCATGCACGGAAGGAGTTTGCGGAACTTGTGTCATCGAAGTGAAAGAAGGCAAAGAAAACCTCTCTTCTCCAACGCAAGAAGAGGAAGATTTCCTTGGTGAAGGAACTTGTCACGAACGTTTAGCTTGTCAATGCCGCATTAAAAAAGGGCGCGTTCGCATTTCATTTTAA
- the lgt gene encoding prolipoprotein diacylglyceryl transferase: MQIGNWIAWLYWNPPREAFTVPLLDRPVMWYGISFVTGFILGYFLIVPILASFLRQSKHLASIDILNWPLLVKHLHTNNSSPLVQRCLSALNPKAREHLQKADGNQASDPFLQEQLLNSFNQVLQGCGVKREDFEQTFKGAIATATHTSHFLSDRLCWFIVAGTLIGARLGAVFFYDWPYFKEHPLEIFQVWKGGLASHGGVLGVMLALYLYILYARQWMPSLSFLRLLDFVAIPSALAAFFIRLGNFMNQEILGTPSSLPWAVLFGQPADGSALVPRHPVQLYEGVTYLITFFFLYALWRKRGNEVGAGTYVGYLFIFIFSSRFILEFWKATQESILESGSLQMGQWLSIPFILLGILLVYKGQTACGNCATCPKRRNQAEQSSCKK; this comes from the coding sequence ATGCAAATAGGAAACTGGATTGCTTGGCTTTACTGGAATCCCCCTCGCGAGGCATTCACAGTCCCCCTTCTCGATCGTCCCGTCATGTGGTATGGCATCAGTTTTGTGACAGGGTTTATTCTTGGCTATTTTCTGATCGTCCCCATCCTCGCCAGCTTCCTCCGCCAAAGCAAACACCTTGCATCAATCGATATCCTCAACTGGCCGCTTCTTGTCAAACACCTCCACACAAACAACTCTTCCCCTCTCGTTCAACGTTGTTTATCAGCCTTGAATCCTAAGGCGCGCGAGCACCTGCAAAAAGCAGATGGCAATCAAGCAAGCGATCCTTTTCTACAAGAGCAGTTGCTTAATAGCTTCAACCAGGTGCTGCAAGGATGCGGAGTTAAGCGGGAAGACTTCGAACAAACCTTTAAAGGCGCCATCGCAACAGCAACCCATACCAGCCATTTTTTATCCGACCGTTTATGTTGGTTTATTGTTGCCGGAACTTTGATCGGCGCCCGCCTCGGAGCCGTTTTTTTCTATGACTGGCCCTACTTCAAAGAACACCCCCTAGAGATTTTTCAAGTTTGGAAGGGAGGCTTAGCAAGTCATGGCGGTGTCCTTGGAGTCATGCTTGCACTTTACCTCTATATCCTATATGCCCGCCAATGGATGCCAAGCCTCTCCTTTCTAAGACTCCTGGACTTTGTCGCGATTCCAAGCGCTTTAGCCGCCTTCTTTATCAGGCTCGGCAATTTTATGAACCAAGAGATCCTAGGAACCCCCTCATCTCTGCCATGGGCCGTTCTCTTTGGACAGCCGGCCGATGGAAGTGCTCTTGTTCCAAGACATCCGGTTCAACTCTATGAAGGAGTCACCTATCTGATCACTTTCTTCTTTCTCTATGCTTTATGGAGAAAGAGAGGTAATGAAGTGGGAGCTGGCACCTATGTGGGTTATCTCTTCATCTTCATCTTTTCAAGCCGCTTTATTTTAGAATTTTGGAAGGCGACGCAAGAATCGATCCTAGAGAGCGGCTCCCTACAAATGGGGCAATGGCTCAGCATTCCCTTTATCTTATTAGGCATCCTCTTAGTCTATAAAGGGCAAACAGCATGCGGCAATTGCGCAACTTGCCCAAAGAGAAGAAATCAGGCTGAACAGTCATCTTGCAAAAAATAA
- the ahcY gene encoding adenosylhomocysteinase, with product MTKDYRIARDLSIDSEEGIALAQLGLREIELAEKEMPGLMALRREYGDSKPLKGARIAGCLHLTIQTAVLIETLIALGAQVRWSSCNIYSTQDEAAAAMAYKGIPVFAWKGMSLEEYEWCIEQTLHFGEHPLNMILDDGGDLTQLVHNKHPDLLAGIRGISEETTTGVRNLYRLEKQGMLGAPAIDVNNSVTKSKFDNLYGCRESLIDGIKRATDVMLAGKVAVIIGFGDVGKGSAKSLAGMGARVIICEIDPICAYQASMEGLEVRTMEEAAPIGDVFVTATGCIDVIRGEHMEQMKDGAILCNIGHFDSEIDVRWLKEHSEIEEIPIKPQVDRYQWKRKNKCLILLAQGRLVNLGCAKGHPSFVMSNSFSNQILAQIDLWTAPKRHPISIRRLPKILDEKVARLHLEKLGVHLTTLTPNQAAYLDVPIGGPYKPDYYLY from the coding sequence ATGACCAAAGACTATCGCATTGCAAGAGATCTATCCATTGATTCCGAAGAAGGAATTGCACTCGCTCAACTAGGCCTTCGAGAGATTGAGCTGGCTGAAAAAGAAATGCCAGGCTTAATGGCCTTACGCCGAGAATATGGCGACAGCAAACCGCTGAAAGGCGCCCGCATTGCTGGATGTCTCCACCTGACTATTCAAACGGCTGTCTTGATTGAAACACTAATTGCCTTAGGAGCACAGGTGCGCTGGTCATCATGCAATATTTATTCGACGCAAGATGAAGCCGCTGCTGCCATGGCATACAAAGGCATTCCGGTCTTTGCATGGAAAGGCATGTCATTAGAAGAGTATGAATGGTGCATCGAACAAACGCTTCACTTTGGCGAACATCCTTTGAATATGATATTAGACGATGGCGGGGACTTAACGCAGCTGGTACACAACAAGCATCCAGACCTCCTGGCTGGTATTCGAGGCATTTCAGAGGAAACCACAACGGGCGTGCGCAACCTCTACCGCCTTGAAAAGCAGGGAATGCTGGGAGCTCCAGCCATCGACGTCAATAATTCTGTGACAAAGTCGAAATTCGACAACTTGTATGGATGCCGCGAATCTCTAATCGATGGAATCAAGCGGGCCACGGACGTCATGCTAGCTGGCAAAGTGGCTGTCATCATAGGGTTCGGCGATGTCGGCAAAGGGTCGGCAAAATCCTTGGCTGGAATGGGAGCCAGAGTCATCATTTGCGAAATCGATCCCATCTGCGCCTATCAAGCCTCTATGGAGGGGCTCGAGGTGCGAACCATGGAAGAGGCTGCCCCCATCGGAGATGTTTTTGTGACAGCTACTGGTTGCATCGATGTCATCCGTGGCGAGCACATGGAACAAATGAAAGACGGCGCCATTCTTTGCAATATTGGACACTTCGACAGTGAAATTGATGTGCGCTGGTTAAAGGAACATTCTGAAATTGAAGAAATTCCCATTAAACCGCAGGTCGACCGCTATCAATGGAAACGCAAGAATAAATGCTTAATTTTACTTGCCCAAGGAAGACTCGTCAATCTCGGCTGCGCAAAAGGCCATCCGTCCTTCGTTATGTCCAATTCATTTTCCAATCAAATTCTTGCTCAAATCGACTTGTGGACTGCACCAAAGCGCCATCCGATCAGCATTCGCCGCCTCCCAAAAATTCTCGATGAAAAAGTAGCCAGGCTTCACTTAGAAAAACTAGGCGTGCATTTGACAACCTTAACCCCAAATCAAGCAGCTTATCTCGATGTTCCAATCGGTGGCCCCTACAAGCCAGACTACTATTTGTACTGA
- the dnaA gene encoding chromosomal replication initiator protein DnaA: protein MQAWENFLQSQEAELGIDTVQKWLRTLKIQRFDACNLYLEAKDSFQALWFEEHIRSKAQVKLLNGNNKRIKIHLDVANSPQKVKKTKPKFAEKNPKAPPFQLNFDDLDPHCLFQYFMHSEENNLTHKLLLEIAGLSPQAHSTKLGTFNPIYLYGSTGTGKTHLLMSLAHALRAQGLRTVYVRAETFTDHVVTAIRAGEMSVFRQAYRNIDALLVDDVHVFSRKGATQEEFFHTFNTLHLEGKQIILSANCAPQELQLIEPRLVSRFEWGIVLPLKPLKNEDIRQLLTAKSQALHFALPVKIADFLIETFTSNSKALIRALEALVLRLHLDSKNTLAALTPTAAKTLLNDLIEEEQKSAITSAKIIQAVAEQYGIRTEDILGKAQTRECALPRQLAMHLCREQLKMPYMKIGLLFSRDHSTVMSSVKHIQKALDQDDRDIAATWHAIIKKLQA, encoded by the coding sequence ATGCAAGCTTGGGAAAATTTTCTGCAATCGCAAGAAGCCGAATTAGGGATCGATACTGTCCAGAAATGGCTCAGAACCCTAAAAATCCAACGCTTCGATGCATGCAATCTTTATCTTGAAGCAAAAGACTCCTTTCAGGCTCTTTGGTTTGAAGAGCACATCCGCAGCAAAGCTCAAGTCAAATTGCTAAACGGCAACAACAAAAGAATTAAAATCCATTTAGACGTTGCCAATTCCCCTCAAAAAGTCAAAAAAACCAAACCGAAATTCGCAGAAAAGAATCCCAAAGCTCCTCCTTTTCAACTTAACTTCGATGACTTAGACCCTCATTGCTTGTTCCAGTACTTTATGCACAGTGAAGAGAACAACCTGACCCACAAGCTTCTGCTAGAAATTGCAGGCCTCTCCCCGCAAGCCCACTCTACAAAACTTGGCACTTTCAACCCTATTTATTTATACGGGAGTACCGGCACAGGAAAGACGCATCTGTTGATGAGCTTAGCGCACGCTTTGAGAGCCCAAGGATTGAGAACTGTTTACGTAAGAGCCGAAACCTTTACGGACCATGTGGTAACAGCCATTCGAGCTGGTGAAATGAGCGTTTTTAGACAGGCTTACCGCAACATCGACGCCTTGCTAGTCGACGATGTACACGTCTTTTCAAGAAAGGGTGCCACCCAAGAAGAATTCTTCCACACTTTTAACACCCTCCACTTGGAAGGTAAGCAAATTATTTTATCCGCCAACTGTGCGCCGCAAGAACTTCAGCTCATCGAACCTCGCTTAGTGAGCCGCTTTGAATGGGGCATTGTTCTCCCCTTAAAACCTCTCAAGAATGAAGACATCCGTCAGCTCCTGACTGCGAAATCGCAAGCTCTCCACTTTGCTCTGCCCGTAAAAATCGCCGATTTCCTCATTGAAACCTTTACGAGCAATTCAAAAGCATTAATTCGCGCATTAGAAGCTTTAGTCTTAAGGCTCCACCTAGACTCCAAAAACACGCTCGCAGCGCTCACCCCAACGGCTGCCAAAACTCTTTTGAACGACTTGATCGAAGAAGAGCAAAAGTCCGCCATCACCTCTGCCAAAATTATCCAAGCCGTAGCCGAACAATATGGAATCCGTACAGAAGACATCTTAGGCAAAGCCCAAACCCGTGAATGCGCACTTCCACGCCAGCTAGCCATGCACCTATGCCGGGAACAACTCAAGATGCCATACATGAAAATTGGCCTTCTCTTTTCACGCGATCATTCAACCGTCATGTCCAGCGTCAAGCACATTCAAAAAGCCTTAGATCAAGATGACCGCGATATCGCAGCAACTTGGCACGCCATCATCAAAAAACTCCAAGCCTAG